In Akkermansia muciniphila, one DNA window encodes the following:
- a CDS encoding TlpA family protein disulfide reductase: MKRAFCVIAGACSLIGWAPADETGMNRVLEDWRMRQSDWESALKTAESAEKRAELMENRPDAVPVARELWRQAGSDLQKPETQKPCLLPAVVWFLDHPQAVAQAFPNGDMARKIVVFCLDSLENTLFREQGAGKAAYALSNSRDLRCRVILEQIKDYNQFPEDQGLASLGLAMVMKETTGMLQDDVRLVAARGKLLKDAIIKCYDSSFGPIPVQDIVKEELYEIRNLNIGQTGPGISLPSTAAAGNVTLPSGDKPVLVVFWDPQDMRSVQFLQKAASLRKEFPGLTVMPVAPGKRENVEKALLNLKMDMPSLVDEKAAAFKDYRVRLTPRVYLLDPAGKILMRGTPDMLFDANLYAVMGKLEGKKKEMPDGKKVPSTPASSKPVSLPARINSPDTRVPSASRPDRLRPAFPSAPSGAEEDSLSAPPLRPMPE; this comes from the coding sequence ATGAAGAGAGCGTTTTGCGTGATAGCCGGTGCGTGCAGCCTGATTGGATGGGCTCCGGCGGACGAGACGGGCATGAACAGGGTGCTGGAGGATTGGCGGATGAGGCAGTCCGACTGGGAATCCGCATTGAAAACGGCTGAAAGTGCAGAAAAAAGGGCGGAATTAATGGAGAACCGTCCGGATGCCGTTCCGGTGGCTCGGGAATTATGGAGGCAGGCAGGGAGCGACCTTCAGAAGCCTGAAACTCAAAAACCCTGCCTTCTTCCGGCTGTCGTCTGGTTCCTGGATCATCCCCAGGCTGTAGCGCAGGCGTTCCCGAATGGAGATATGGCCAGAAAGATTGTCGTGTTTTGCCTGGATTCCCTGGAAAATACGCTGTTCCGGGAACAAGGGGCGGGGAAGGCTGCGTATGCCCTGAGCAATTCCCGCGACCTGCGCTGCCGCGTTATTCTGGAACAGATCAAGGATTACAACCAGTTCCCGGAGGACCAGGGCCTGGCTTCCCTGGGACTGGCCATGGTGATGAAGGAAACGACAGGGATGCTTCAGGATGACGTCAGGCTGGTGGCGGCCCGCGGAAAATTGCTGAAAGACGCCATTATCAAATGCTATGATTCCAGCTTCGGCCCCATTCCTGTTCAGGATATTGTGAAGGAGGAACTATACGAAATACGTAATCTCAATATCGGGCAGACCGGGCCTGGAATCAGCCTCCCTTCCACCGCGGCGGCCGGAAATGTGACGCTCCCTTCCGGGGATAAGCCCGTGCTGGTAGTTTTTTGGGATCCGCAGGATATGCGTTCCGTTCAGTTTTTGCAAAAAGCCGCGTCTCTCCGGAAAGAGTTTCCCGGTTTGACGGTGATGCCGGTGGCTCCCGGAAAGAGGGAGAACGTGGAAAAGGCCCTGTTGAACTTGAAAATGGATATGCCCTCCCTGGTGGATGAAAAGGCGGCGGCGTTTAAGGATTACCGGGTGAGGCTCACCCCGCGCGTGTATCTGCTGGACCCCGCGGGGAAAATCCTGATGCGCGGCACGCCGGATATGCTGTTTGACGCCAACCTGTACGCAGTCATGGGCAAACTGGAGGGAAAGAAGAAAGAAATGCCGGATGGGAAAAAGGTCCCCTCCACACCTGCTTCCTCCAAGCCTGTTTCTCTGCCGGCCAGGATTAATTCCCCGGATACGCGCGTTCCCTCCGCTTCCCGGCCTGACAGGCTGCGGCCCGCATTCCCTTCCGCCCCCTCCGGTGCGGAGGAAGATTCTCTTTCCGCCCCTCCTTTGAGGCCCATGCCTGAATGA
- the hrpB gene encoding ATP-dependent helicase HrpB, whose translation MVFSSLPIEEIRGELLDALRVPSPRILLKAPTGSGKSTGVPPMMDDAGLGERGLIVVVQPRRMAARLLAQHVARLRGVELGKEVGYAVRFERHISSRTRIAYVTDGMLERWLTERPTLEGVSAVVFDEFHERSLSGDLSLGRVLDLQEGPRRDLAVAVMSATLEISGLREYMGSSCRVLEAQGRQYPVEIVYRAPRLVSDGRGRVAPPPIWEQAADVVREAVREDGCGDVLVFMPGVYEIRKTVELLAGKPWMGGRDVFPLYGALTPEQQNRAVERGEIPRVIVSTNVAETSLTIEGVRTVVDSGLVRRSGWDPYRGMDTLHLVKISKASAAQRAGRAGRVAPGRCFRLWSEAEQARKEDFDPPECFRVDLAGAVLNLAAWGVNVPENFRWLDVPAPLVMQRAVNLLAALGATEADGSLTDTGKRMTAFPLPPRLARLMVAGQDEQCAVELAAIAALMQGEGVAVKGGLNDHLRDSADYTDFQAEWRAVEKAVEAAFGAGTCTRWGISARGAREAWMAYRQLLSVGSRGKARETPGPDFTAARPAVVRAMIESFADHVGVRNGVAANTCRMAGGVGGRLAEGSVVFHGEHFVAAEVAELSGKAVETRVGRCTLVAPEDLRSIWPERFSCGEEAVFDAALRRVRLRRRLMYGDLVLEDRDRGDASPDLAAPVLAEKVVDGTLKLVKWNDAVEQWIRRLNGLSVWMPELELPRFSEEDKLVAISLVCEGAVGYKDIKEREILPVLRDWLSGWQAKALDDYAPVSLTLPNGQHARVRYGEDSSPVISLTVQRLFGVAVSPRIANGAVPVIVEVLAPSQRPWQVTGSLESFWRNGYGQMKKDLAGRYPRHRWPDPGELDFLPRSR comes from the coding sequence ATGGTTTTTTCTTCTCTCCCCATTGAGGAAATCCGCGGAGAATTGCTGGACGCTTTGCGGGTTCCTTCTCCGCGCATTTTGTTGAAAGCTCCTACCGGCTCCGGCAAGTCCACTGGCGTTCCTCCCATGATGGATGACGCCGGGCTGGGAGAGCGCGGCCTGATTGTCGTTGTGCAGCCCCGGCGGATGGCCGCTCGTCTGCTGGCGCAGCATGTGGCCCGGCTGCGCGGGGTGGAGCTGGGAAAAGAAGTGGGGTATGCGGTGCGTTTTGAACGGCATATTTCCTCCCGCACCCGTATCGCGTATGTGACGGACGGCATGCTGGAGCGCTGGCTGACGGAACGGCCCACCCTGGAAGGTGTGAGCGCCGTGGTGTTTGATGAGTTCCATGAACGGAGCCTTTCCGGGGATTTATCCCTGGGGCGTGTGCTGGATCTGCAGGAAGGGCCGCGCCGGGATCTGGCCGTGGCGGTGATGTCCGCCACACTGGAGATATCCGGCCTGCGGGAATATATGGGAAGTTCCTGCCGGGTTCTGGAAGCGCAAGGCAGGCAGTATCCTGTGGAAATCGTTTACCGGGCCCCCCGCCTGGTCAGTGACGGACGCGGCAGGGTGGCGCCTCCCCCCATATGGGAGCAGGCGGCGGATGTTGTGCGGGAGGCGGTGAGGGAGGACGGCTGCGGGGATGTGCTGGTATTTATGCCGGGCGTGTATGAAATACGGAAAACGGTGGAGCTGCTGGCAGGAAAGCCGTGGATGGGCGGCAGGGACGTTTTCCCCCTTTACGGGGCTCTGACGCCGGAGCAGCAGAATCGCGCCGTGGAGCGGGGGGAGATCCCCCGTGTTATTGTTTCCACCAATGTGGCGGAAACTTCCCTGACGATTGAGGGGGTGCGCACCGTGGTTGATTCCGGGCTGGTGCGCCGGTCCGGCTGGGATCCGTACCGGGGGATGGATACGCTGCATCTGGTGAAGATTTCCAAGGCGTCCGCCGCCCAGCGCGCGGGCCGTGCCGGGCGCGTGGCTCCGGGGCGCTGTTTCCGGCTGTGGAGTGAGGCGGAACAGGCCCGGAAGGAAGATTTTGACCCGCCCGAATGTTTCCGGGTAGATTTGGCCGGGGCCGTTTTGAATTTGGCTGCCTGGGGCGTCAACGTGCCGGAAAATTTCCGTTGGCTGGATGTTCCTGCCCCTCTGGTGATGCAGCGGGCAGTAAATTTGTTGGCTGCCCTGGGCGCTACGGAGGCGGACGGAAGCCTGACGGATACGGGAAAAAGGATGACCGCTTTTCCCCTGCCGCCCCGGCTGGCCCGCCTGATGGTGGCCGGGCAGGATGAGCAGTGCGCCGTGGAACTGGCCGCTATTGCTGCCCTGATGCAGGGAGAAGGTGTTGCGGTGAAGGGTGGGCTGAACGATCATTTGCGCGATTCCGCGGATTACACGGATTTTCAGGCGGAGTGGCGCGCGGTGGAGAAGGCTGTGGAGGCCGCTTTTGGGGCGGGGACGTGTACCCGCTGGGGCATTTCCGCCCGCGGGGCGCGGGAGGCATGGATGGCATACCGGCAGCTTCTGTCCGTCGGCAGCCGGGGAAAAGCCCGGGAAACGCCGGGACCGGATTTTACGGCGGCGCGTCCTGCCGTAGTCCGTGCGATGATTGAGAGTTTTGCGGACCATGTGGGTGTTCGAAATGGCGTGGCCGCCAATACATGCCGTATGGCCGGCGGTGTGGGCGGCAGGCTGGCGGAAGGAAGCGTGGTGTTTCATGGGGAGCATTTCGTGGCCGCAGAGGTGGCGGAATTGTCCGGGAAGGCGGTGGAAACCCGTGTGGGACGCTGTACGCTTGTTGCGCCGGAAGATTTGCGTTCCATTTGGCCGGAACGTTTTTCCTGCGGGGAGGAAGCCGTCTTCGATGCCGCTTTGCGCCGCGTGCGTCTGCGCCGGAGGCTGATGTATGGAGATCTGGTGCTGGAGGATCGTGACCGCGGAGATGCTTCTCCGGATCTGGCCGCCCCGGTTCTGGCGGAAAAGGTAGTGGACGGTACCCTGAAGCTGGTGAAATGGAATGATGCCGTGGAACAGTGGATACGCCGTCTTAATGGTTTGAGCGTTTGGATGCCGGAACTGGAGCTGCCCCGTTTTTCGGAGGAGGACAAGCTGGTCGCCATTTCCCTGGTCTGTGAAGGGGCCGTAGGTTATAAGGACATCAAGGAACGGGAGATTCTTCCCGTGCTGAGGGATTGGCTTTCCGGCTGGCAGGCGAAGGCGCTGGACGATTATGCGCCGGTAAGCCTCACGCTGCCCAACGGCCAGCATGCCAGGGTCAGGTACGGGGAGGATTCCTCCCCGGTGATCAGTCTGACGGTGCAGCGCCTGTTCGGCGTGGCTGTTTCCCCGCGCATTGCCAACGGGGCCGTCCCCGTGATTGTGGAGGTGCTGGCTCCCAGCCAGAGGCCGTGGCAGGTAACGGGTTCTCTGGAAAGTTTTTGGCGGAACGGCTACGGGCAAATGAAAAAGGACCTGGCGGGGCGTTATCCCCGGCACCGCTGGCCCGACCCCGGGGAGCTGGATTTCCTGCCACGCTCCCGTTGA
- a CDS encoding CCA tRNA nucleotidyltransferase, translated as MERILLRKAAEAVARVLSGAGHTVYFVGGCVRDRLLGYSVKDIDIATSARPDEVLRLFPDAWEVGAAFGVVLVRREGFSFEVATFRRDGSYRDGRRPEAVCFTDAEEDARRRDFTMNGLFEDPFSSPPGRVVDYVGGMEDIRARVLRCIGEPDRRFEEDSLRLMRAVRFAVTREVQVEKETCSSIFRNAPLLARIAPERIREELDRILLSPGRKRGVEMLVETGLMKHIIPEIYDMIGCTQPPQWHPEGDVYTHTLMMLDALGRDGSPVSLVLALGVLLHDIGKPPCRQVDETGRIRFSGHDKEGSSMVRVILRRLKYSNAVVDAVCSMVERHMRFINVRQMRKSTLRMFMNAPHFREELELHRLDCLSSNGLMDNWQFVRDFMDSYRNAPLVPPPLVTGRDLVNLGLSPGPGFGKWLSRLQELQLEGTLRTRKEALLQLGQIAPVEQNALAEYLEKLAL; from the coding sequence ATGGAGAGGATTCTGTTGAGAAAGGCCGCGGAGGCCGTGGCCCGGGTTCTTTCCGGAGCAGGACACACCGTATATTTTGTGGGCGGCTGTGTCCGGGACAGGTTGCTGGGATATTCCGTGAAGGATATCGATATTGCCACCTCCGCCCGTCCGGATGAGGTGTTGCGCCTGTTTCCGGATGCCTGGGAAGTGGGCGCCGCCTTCGGAGTGGTGCTGGTCCGCCGAGAAGGTTTTTCCTTTGAAGTGGCCACCTTCCGCAGAGACGGCAGCTACAGGGATGGCCGGAGGCCGGAAGCCGTCTGCTTTACGGATGCGGAAGAAGATGCCCGGCGGCGTGATTTTACCATGAACGGCCTTTTTGAAGATCCGTTTTCTTCGCCTCCGGGCCGTGTGGTGGATTATGTAGGCGGCATGGAGGATATCCGGGCCCGCGTGTTGAGGTGCATCGGGGAGCCGGACCGCCGTTTTGAAGAAGATTCCCTGCGGCTGATGCGCGCCGTACGTTTTGCCGTTACCAGGGAAGTTCAGGTGGAGAAGGAAACTTGCTCCTCCATTTTCAGGAACGCGCCGCTGCTGGCCCGGATTGCCCCGGAACGCATCCGGGAGGAACTGGACAGGATTTTATTGTCTCCCGGAAGGAAACGGGGCGTGGAAATGCTGGTGGAAACGGGGTTAATGAAGCATATCATTCCGGAAATATACGATATGATAGGCTGTACGCAGCCTCCCCAATGGCATCCGGAAGGGGATGTATACACCCATACGCTGATGATGCTGGACGCGCTGGGAAGGGACGGTTCCCCCGTGTCTTTGGTGCTGGCCTTGGGGGTTCTGCTGCATGACATCGGAAAGCCCCCCTGCCGCCAGGTGGATGAAACGGGACGCATCCGTTTTTCCGGCCATGACAAGGAAGGCTCTTCCATGGTCAGGGTCATTTTAAGAAGGCTGAAATATTCCAATGCCGTGGTGGATGCGGTGTGTTCCATGGTGGAGCGCCATATGCGCTTCATCAACGTGAGGCAGATGAGGAAATCTACGCTGCGAATGTTCATGAACGCTCCTCATTTCCGGGAGGAACTGGAGCTCCACCGCCTGGATTGTCTTTCCTCCAACGGATTGATGGACAACTGGCAATTTGTCAGGGACTTCATGGATTCCTACCGGAATGCCCCTCTGGTGCCTCCCCCGTTGGTGACCGGGCGTGATCTGGTGAACCTGGGGCTGTCCCCGGGGCCTGGTTTCGGGAAATGGCTGTCCCGTCTGCAGGAGCTTCAGTTGGAGGGAACGCTCCGGACCAGGAAGGAAGCCCTGCTGCAGCTGGGACAAATTGCTCCGGTGGAACAGAATGCGCTTGCAGAATACCTGGAAAAGTTAGCATTATAA
- a CDS encoding alpha-amylase family glycosyl hydrolase: protein METHGVDWGSRETNGCGTFNGVTDKALREIARMGFTHIWLTGVLRHATQTAHPGLAAQPESIVKGLAGSPYAVVDYFDVDPDLASSPEKRMDEFKALVKRCRTVGLLPMIDFIPNHVSRAYLADWDGHDDFGEGDDPHTFFSPEQGYFYLTSNSPGDGPPLRLPDGLFEGEMTFGRVTGNNAVTWNPGKYDWYETVKLNYGYNFMAGLPALRLLPGWTSPKQHVPKTWCIMDDILSFWQSLGIGGFRCDMAQMIPMAFWKWAISRSRVRLPDVFFMAEAYNDHMKTTPGDPCAALLDAGFNAVYDSDCYHLALHMYTGNNWANDFDRLFRSNPIYMTHGVRYVENHDETRVCSPLSWGGVGPVVLPAIMTLVYASGSGPVLVYNGQEVGERAEGPGGFGGHDGRTSIFDYTCLPRLQPWVADGRFDSSLLPEESAELRNFHRRLLPLMQHPALDRGDFYGLNWANMKNTTFGREPAEDTSGHWVYAMLRHDARARATVLVVGNLSPSINFYNLRISIPQHAFGWCGIQTDRVRVRNLMDAEDEDRIFERRELMDRGLSYPLKPGHVGVLELSAV from the coding sequence ATGGAGACCCACGGAGTTGACTGGGGGAGCCGGGAAACGAACGGGTGCGGAACTTTTAATGGAGTGACGGATAAAGCATTACGTGAAATAGCGCGGATGGGTTTTACGCACATCTGGCTGACCGGGGTGCTGAGGCACGCTACGCAGACGGCCCATCCCGGGCTGGCCGCTCAGCCGGAATCCATCGTAAAAGGCCTGGCCGGAAGTCCCTATGCGGTGGTGGATTATTTTGACGTGGATCCGGATCTGGCCTCCTCCCCGGAGAAGAGAATGGATGAGTTCAAGGCGCTGGTAAAGCGTTGCCGGACGGTGGGGCTGCTGCCGATGATCGATTTTATTCCCAACCATGTTTCCCGCGCCTACTTGGCGGACTGGGACGGGCATGACGATTTTGGGGAAGGGGATGATCCCCATACGTTTTTTTCTCCGGAGCAGGGGTACTTTTACCTGACCTCCAACAGCCCTGGGGACGGGCCTCCCCTGCGTCTGCCGGACGGCCTGTTTGAAGGGGAAATGACTTTCGGCCGCGTGACGGGCAATAATGCCGTTACATGGAATCCCGGCAAGTACGACTGGTATGAAACGGTCAAGCTCAACTACGGCTATAACTTTATGGCCGGTCTTCCGGCCCTCCGCCTGCTGCCGGGGTGGACCAGCCCCAAGCAGCATGTGCCCAAGACATGGTGCATCATGGACGATATCCTTTCCTTCTGGCAGAGCCTGGGCATTGGCGGGTTCAGGTGCGACATGGCCCAAATGATCCCCATGGCCTTCTGGAAGTGGGCCATTTCCCGTTCCCGGGTGCGTCTGCCGGATGTGTTTTTCATGGCGGAGGCATACAACGACCACATGAAAACCACACCCGGCGATCCTTGCGCCGCCCTTCTGGATGCCGGATTTAATGCCGTTTACGATTCCGACTGCTATCATCTGGCGCTCCATATGTACACGGGAAATAACTGGGCCAATGACTTCGACCGCCTTTTCCGAAGCAATCCCATCTACATGACCCACGGCGTCCGCTACGTGGAGAACCATGATGAAACGCGCGTGTGCTCCCCTCTTTCCTGGGGAGGCGTGGGCCCTGTCGTTCTGCCGGCAATCATGACGCTGGTGTATGCCTCCGGGAGCGGTCCCGTGCTGGTGTACAACGGGCAGGAAGTGGGGGAACGGGCGGAGGGGCCCGGCGGTTTTGGCGGCCATGACGGGCGCACCAGCATTTTTGACTATACCTGCCTCCCCAGGCTCCAGCCCTGGGTGGCGGATGGCCGGTTTGACTCCTCCCTGCTGCCGGAGGAATCCGCAGAGCTGAGAAACTTTCATCGGCGGCTTCTTCCCCTGATGCAGCATCCGGCGCTGGACCGGGGAGATTTCTATGGCCTGAACTGGGCTAATATGAAAAACACCACGTTCGGCAGGGAACCGGCGGAAGACACTTCCGGCCACTGGGTGTATGCCATGCTCCGGCATGATGCCCGCGCCAGGGCTACCGTGCTTGTGGTGGGAAATCTTTCTCCCAGCATTAATTTCTACAATCTGCGCATTTCCATTCCGCAGCATGCTTTCGGCTGGTGCGGCATCCAGACGGATCGTGTGCGCGTCAGAAACCTGATGGACGCGGAGGATGAGGACAGGATTTTTGAGCGGCGGGAATTGATGGACCGCGGGCTGTCTTACCCCCTGAAACCGGGGCATGTGGGCGTGCTGGAACTGTCTGCCGTTTAG
- a CDS encoding inorganic phosphate transporter, with amino-acid sequence MDSIYWIIITALLLLAAFDLINGVANDAVNFLNSAIGSKAAPVRVILTVASIGVLVGACFSGGMMEVARNGIFHPNMFSYHEVMLLFLGVMISEVILLDTFNTFGLPTSTTVSLVFGILGSSVATSLFKISKLRLVQSVWDFINTDKAFEIVTSILLSVAIAFTVGTIVMWISRLAFTFKYQSRFKWFGCFWCGMAMTAIAYFAVFKGLKESTLMEPSFIQYIDQNLGMALLTAFGGFSVLMFLLQHLFMTNILRLTVLAGTFSLALAFAGNDLVNFIGVFMGGLDSFQYARGVAAAGGSPSSILSMECLMPGQGMPVNHYILFAAGCMMIFALWFSKKAKTVIATGVELSRQGEGGIERFGSVPPARAIVRSAIALGRGVKRLIPARMLVRMNHQWDPAPQPLNPKDRVAFDLIRATVNLTVASLLIAWATGKQLPLSTTYVTFMVAMGSSLADKAWGRESAVYRVTGVLTVISGWFMTGLAAFTLAAIMATILHYGQVYAIFGLLFLVVVILVKSTIMHRRRESKLSVERFDQITEENILDVCSHQIVDSTLKLREIYNDTVENFFQGDRKALKELADAAERLAMTSSEHHKYDILPILYKMQSRSLDMGYHFVQALEHLNEATQSLSQFSESIFTYVDNNHTPFTIDQVDDLKEVHAALIKLLDEYCKMLQTGTYIQFDYTMVAQEQLLQLVAKATKRQIKRAQRNQTRTRSSLLYLNMLNEMRFMAVQVRALTNDERNFVAA; translated from the coding sequence ATGGACTCAATCTACTGGATTATCATCACGGCCCTGCTGCTTCTGGCGGCATTTGACTTGATCAACGGCGTAGCGAATGACGCCGTCAACTTCCTCAATTCCGCCATCGGTTCCAAGGCCGCTCCCGTGCGGGTGATCCTGACCGTAGCTTCCATCGGCGTGCTGGTGGGGGCCTGCTTCTCCGGAGGCATGATGGAAGTGGCCCGCAACGGCATTTTTCACCCGAACATGTTCAGTTATCATGAAGTGATGCTGCTCTTCCTGGGGGTGATGATCAGCGAGGTGATCCTGCTGGATACCTTCAATACGTTCGGATTGCCTACGTCCACCACCGTTTCCCTGGTGTTCGGTATTTTGGGGTCTTCCGTAGCGACGTCCCTGTTCAAGATTTCCAAACTCCGCCTGGTTCAATCCGTGTGGGATTTCATTAATACGGACAAGGCTTTTGAAATTGTCACCAGCATTCTTCTTTCCGTAGCCATCGCCTTTACGGTAGGCACCATCGTCATGTGGATTTCCCGCTTGGCGTTCACGTTTAAATACCAGTCCCGGTTCAAATGGTTCGGCTGCTTCTGGTGCGGCATGGCCATGACGGCGATCGCCTATTTCGCCGTTTTCAAGGGCCTGAAGGAATCTACCCTGATGGAACCCTCGTTTATCCAATACATTGACCAGAATCTGGGCATGGCCCTGCTCACGGCCTTTGGCGGTTTTTCCGTGCTCATGTTCCTGCTCCAGCATTTGTTCATGACGAATATCCTGCGCCTGACCGTTCTGGCGGGCACTTTTTCCCTGGCCCTGGCCTTTGCGGGCAACGACCTGGTGAATTTCATCGGCGTTTTCATGGGCGGCCTGGATTCCTTCCAGTACGCCAGAGGTGTGGCGGCGGCCGGAGGCTCTCCTTCATCCATCCTCTCCATGGAGTGTCTGATGCCGGGGCAGGGCATGCCGGTAAACCATTACATTCTGTTCGCCGCGGGTTGCATGATGATTTTTGCCCTGTGGTTCTCCAAAAAGGCAAAAACGGTGATCGCCACCGGCGTGGAACTTTCCAGACAGGGTGAAGGCGGTATTGAGCGTTTCGGCTCCGTTCCCCCCGCCCGCGCCATTGTTCGCAGCGCTATCGCCCTGGGACGCGGGGTAAAAAGGCTTATTCCCGCCCGCATGCTGGTACGCATGAACCACCAGTGGGATCCCGCCCCCCAGCCTTTGAATCCCAAGGACCGGGTAGCCTTTGACCTGATTCGAGCCACGGTGAACCTGACGGTCGCTTCCCTGCTGATCGCATGGGCTACGGGCAAGCAGCTTCCCCTTTCCACCACGTATGTGACATTCATGGTGGCCATGGGGTCTTCCCTGGCGGACAAGGCATGGGGCAGGGAGAGCGCAGTTTACCGCGTGACCGGCGTGCTGACGGTGATTTCCGGCTGGTTCATGACCGGGCTGGCTGCCTTTACGCTGGCCGCCATCATGGCTACCATCCTGCATTACGGGCAGGTTTACGCCATCTTCGGCCTGCTGTTCCTGGTCGTTGTCATTCTGGTGAAGTCCACTATCATGCACCGCAGGCGGGAGAGTAAGCTTTCCGTAGAGCGTTTTGACCAGATTACGGAAGAAAATATTCTGGATGTATGCAGCCACCAGATTGTGGACAGCACGCTCAAGCTGCGGGAGATTTACAATGACACCGTGGAAAACTTTTTCCAGGGAGACAGGAAGGCCCTGAAGGAACTGGCGGATGCCGCGGAACGGCTGGCCATGACCAGCAGCGAGCATCACAAGTACGATATTCTCCCTATCCTGTACAAGATGCAGTCCCGCTCCCTGGATATGGGTTACCACTTTGTGCAGGCCCTGGAGCATTTGAACGAAGCTACGCAGAGCCTGTCGCAATTTTCCGAGTCCATCTTTACGTACGTGGATAATAACCACACGCCGTTTACGATTGACCAGGTGGACGATCTGAAGGAGGTGCATGCCGCTCTCATCAAGCTGCTGGATGAATATTGCAAAATGCTCCAGACGGGGACGTACATTCAGTTCGATTACACGATGGTGGCCCAGGAACAGCTTCTTCAACTGGTGGCGAAGGCCACCAAGCGCCAGATCAAGCGGGCTCAGCGCAACCAGACGCGCACCCGTTCCTCCCTGCTTTATCTGAACATGCTTAATGAGATGAGGTTCATGGCCGTGCAGGTGCGGGCCCTGACCAATGACGAACGAAACTTTGTAGCGGCCTAA